Proteins encoded by one window of Carassius auratus strain Wakin chromosome 8, ASM336829v1, whole genome shotgun sequence:
- the LOC113107304 gene encoding LIM domain transcription factor LMO4 codes for MVNSQVAGGACASRSCAGCGGHIADRFLLFSMERYWHTRCLKCSCCQAQLGEIGTTCYSKGGMILCRTDYIRLFGHTGACSACGQSIPASEMVMRAQGNVYHLKCFSCATCRNQLVPGDRFHYVNGTIFCEHDRPGAAHLNTHLQSNPVLPDQKVC; via the exons ATGGTGAACAGTCAGGTTGCAGGCGGCGCGTGCGCGTCCAGGTCGTGCGCAGGCTGTGGGGGTCACATCGCTGACCGTTTCCTGCTCTTCTCCATGGAGCGCTATTGGCACACGCGCTGCCTCAAGTGCTCGTGCTGTCAGGCTCAGCTGGGGGAGATCGGGACCACCTGCTACAGCAAAGGAGGCATGATCCTCTGCAGAACAGACTACATCAG GTTGTTTGGGCACACGGGGGCTTGCAGTGCATGTGGTCAGTCCATTCCTGCCAGTGAAATGGTCATGCGGGCACAGGGCAACGTCTACCACCTCAAG TGCTTCTCTTGTGCAACGTGCAGAAACCAGTTGGTCCCTGGTGACCGATTCCACTATGTGAACGGCACCATATTTTGTGAGCACGACCGGCCAGGAGCTGCACATCTTAATACTCACCTCCAGAGCAACCCAGTGCTCCCGGACCAGAAA GTTTGCTGA
- the ccn1l2 gene encoding cellular communication network factor 1, like 2 — MCSGRNQRTLAALCSILVCVVCSAEGEASRGCSRPCSCPPSPPSCPLGVSWALDECGCCKVCAQQFNQDCGPDRPCDHIKGLRCHLGAEGDPRRGLCRAEAQGRPCEFAGRVYQHGEDFQPSCQHQCSCMDGVVGCMPLCPHTIPLPRRHCSNPRLETPAGRCCEEWLCDDDNRIREDPPDPRPHHTPSNHISKLIQSPNSILSPRGSFQEWKSLPVSRVPVPSAECLPQTTDWSRCSASCGFGISSRVTNRNAQCKPVRETRLCQIRECDIAPVMKKGKTCRQTVRSREPEQITFAGCSTARRYRPRSCGSCVDGRCCQPSSSRTVRLRFLCPDGESFTRSVVWIQRCSCSKSFCRIQRERSSPAVSLHNDIHTFSH; from the exons ATGTGTTCTGGAAGGAATCAGAGGACTCTGGCTGCTCTTTGCAGCATCTTGGTGTGTGTTGTATGTTCTGCTGAAGGAGAG GCGTCCAGAGGCTGTTCCCGTCCCTGCTCCTGCCCCCCGTCTCCCCCCTCCTGTCCCCTCGGCGTGAGCTGGGCGCTGGATGAGTGCGGCTGCTGTAAGGTGTGCGCCCAACAGTTCAACCAGGACTGCGGCCCTGACCGACCCTGTGACCACATCAAGGGCCTGCGCTGCCACCTAGGGGCCGAAGGGGACCCTCGGCGTGGTCTCTGCAGAG CTGAGGCTCAGGGCCGTCCGTGTGAGTTTGCTGGTCGTGTGTATCAGCACGGAGAGGATTTCCAGCCCAGCTGTCAGCACCAGTGCAGCTGTATGGATGGTGTGGTGGGCTGCATGCCGCTGTGTCCCCACACCATCCCTCTGCCCCGCAGACACTGCTCCAACCCTCGTCTGGAGACGCCAGCGGGACGCTGCTGTGAGGAGTGGCTGTGTGACGATGATAACCGCATCAGGGAAGACCCACCGGACCCCCGTCCCCATCACACCCCCTCCAACCACATCAGCAAACTCATACAGAGCCCTAACAGCATCCTGTCGCCGAGGGGCTCCTTTCAAG AGTGGAAGTCCCTGCCGGTGTCTCGGGTTCCCGTCCCATCAGCCGAATGTTTGCCGCAGACCACTGACTGGTCCAGATGTTCTGCTTCCTGTGGGTTTGGCATCTCCAGTCGTGTGACCAATAGAAATGCCCAGTGCAAACCTGTTCGAGAGACTCGGCTTTGCCAGATCAGAGAGTGTGACATCGCTCCAGTAATGAAG AAAGGCAAGACGTGCAGGCAGACGGTGAGGTCTCGGGAACCGGAGCAGATCACGTTCGCCGGCTGCTCTACGGCTCGCCGCTATCGGCCTCGTAGCTGTGGCTCATGTGTGGACGGCAGGTGCTGTCAGCCGTCCTCGTCCCGCACGGTGCGCCTGCGCTTCCTCTGCCCGGACGGAGAGAGCTTCACGCGGAGCGTCGTGTGGATCCAGCGCTGCAGCTGCAGCAAGAGCTTCTGCAGGATTCAGAGAGAGAGATCCTCACCCGCCGTCAGCCTTCACAACGACATACACACCTTCTCtcactga